TCTGGGGCAAATTCACCCGCGGCAGTGATCAGGATTTAAAAACCAAAGGGACCGGTTTGGGTCTTTACTTAGTTAAATATTTTATTGAACTTCATGGTGGCAAAGTTGCGATGGATAGCAAATGGGGGCAAGGCACGACTGTGTCCTTCACCCTTCCACTGGAATCTGAAGATGTTATCGAGGAGATGTTATGATCAATCAACTAAGCACTCTGATTGTGGACGACGAGGCGGAACTGCGCCGTTCGGTCATTTCCATTCTAAAATCCACCATGCCGGAAATTGAATTTACAATTGACGAGGCCTCCACAGGTAAAGAGGCTTTGGATAAAGTAAAACAACAATCCTGGGATCTGGTTTTGATGGACGTGAAGATGCCGGAAATGAATGGCCTGGAAGCGTTGACCGCCATCAAGGAGCATGATCCTCGCACCTTCGTGGTGTTGATGACCGCACACTCCAATCTTCACGATGCTGTCCTTGCAATCAAAGAAGGCGCTTACGACTACGTTGAAAAACCGGTCAATCCACAAACGTTGACAGAGATCGTTCGCAAAAGCCAGGAAGCCCGTGATCTGGTTTCCAGCCTGGCCTTGTCGAATCCGATCTTTGACGATGATATCGAATCAGAGTTCGTGGGTTCTTCGCAAAAAATGAAAGAGGTCTTCAACCTGATCTATCGCCTGTGCAAAGTGGATACGACAGTGTTGATCCGCGGTGAAAATGGAACTGGTAAAGAACTGGTGGCACGCGCGATTCATTTCAACTCCCCTCGCAAATCCGGAAGCTTCGTGGCAATCAACTGCGGCGCGATCCCGGAAAGCCTGATGGAGAGCGAACTCTTCGGTCACGAAAAAGGTGCCTTCACCGGCGCCATCGAGCGCAAAATCGGCAAATTCCAGATGGCCAACAACGGAACTTTGTTCCTGGATGAAATTGGCGAGCTTCGCCCTGACATGCAGGTCAAACTTTTGCGCGTGCTTCAGGAAAAGAAGTTCACTCCTGTGGGCAGCAACCGCGAAGTAAAAACCAACACACGTATTATCGCGGCGACAAACCGCAACCTTGAAAAAATGATGGCCGATGGCACCTTCCGCGAAGATCTTTTCTATCGTTTGAATGTCATGCCCATCTTTTTGCCGCCATTGCGTGATCGCTCTGACGACATCCAGGCGCTGGCACAGCACTTTATCAAAAAGTTTGCCCGTCAGCATGGTCGCACCATTAATGGAATCGACAACGAGGCCTTGGAGATGCTTAAAGCCTATCGCTGGCCAGGAAACATCCGCGAACTTGAAAACGTGATCGAACGCGCCTTCATCGTGGAGAACTCCCAAAATATCACACTGGAATCCTTACCGGAATCCTTGAAGCTTGCTCCCAAGGAAGCTCCCGAGAAAACGGCCAATGTCGGTTACTCCGGCCCGTTGGACTTTGACGTGTTCAAAGAAGGCATGGAAAAGGAATTCATCGTGAGTGCTTTGAAAGCAAATCAGGGTCGAATCAATCAAACTGTGGCTCAGGCAAATATTCCGAAAAACACCTTGCTAAGAAAAATCCGCAAGTACGGAATCAACGTCAAAGACTTTACGAGCGAAGAATAGTTTCGGCTTTATCGACCACCTGCTCTGCTGGCAGGTGGGTCATGCAGACGTGAGTTTTGATAGGACACACTTTATGCCCGTGCTTGCCACAGGGACGGCACGGCAAGTTTTCCTTCTGAGCAATATATGAATCTGCTGACCACGGTCTGAATCCAAATCTTAAAACAGTGGGACCAAATACGGCGATCAAGGGAGTTTCACAAGAAGCCGCCATATGAGAGGCCGCACTGTCATTCCCGATCAACAATCGCGCACGGGCAATAATCTGCGTCGACTCTAAAATAGAGGTCTTTCCGGCAATACAAATCGAACCCGGAATCAAGTCGGTCACTTCCTGCGCCAGAGCTTCCTCGCCCGGCCCGCCCATTACATAAATCTGAAAGCCTTGTTCCTGAAGTGATTTACCGGTTGCGACGAATCCCTCTTTGGTCCAACGCTTAGTTGCCCAAACGGATCCCGGGAACATCAGTACACCACGACCTTCACTCAACGCATTCAGGTTGTAGCGAGATTGCAAGCCCGCATACACATCCGTGCATTGCATGATTTTTTCGCGAACACTCATCGATGACCATTCCGGAGGGGAAGGCAGCTTACCCTTCGAATCGAGTTCATAAGGTTTGACGCTGTTTTGATAACTAAGCAATAACTCTGGCAACTTGCCATCCACTGGTTGCAACAGACTCATTTGGCGCATTGGATCCGGAAGCATCATGGGCTTTTTCACCGTCTGGGAAAAAGCCAGAAAGCTGAATGGTTTTTTAAAACCGATTTTATGCTGAGCCTTGATTTTGCGACAAAAGAAAATCGTGCGCATGGATTCGTGGGGGGACAAAAGGTAATTGACCTGGTGCTTTGCAATCACCTGCAGTGCCTGCACATAAGAATCTGCATCACCTTTTTTGATTTCAAAAATATGATCTACCAATTTTGTTTTGATAAAGAAGTCGCCAAAACCTTTGCGACACACCAGCCCCAGCTCGTGATCAGGCCAAATCTGACGACAACGTTTCAGGAGTGGAATTGCCAAGAGCAAGTCCCCCAGAAAGGCTGTTTGTACGACAAGATTCAACGGCATGAACGATCTCCTGCAAAGAGACCTGATCGTAGCACATTATGCTTTTTTCACAAGCTCTCTTCCAGCAAGGACTGCATGAGCTCTTGGTTAGAATAGATACTCCGCGGCCATACAAATCAATTTCATGAGCACAGGTTGGGCCGAACCAGGCCACCACTTGTCGCCCCTGAGAAATCGCCATATGCATGCCCAGGCTGTCACCGGTGATCACCACATCACACGCTGCAACGCTGATCAGACCATCGCGCAAGCCGCTTTCAGTGGCAGTGGAAATAACTGGCAAACCGCGGGCGATCTGCACATTTCGCTCAGTGTCTTCGGGACCACCCAATAGCACAATTTGCGCCTCAGGATATCTGCTTTGCAAAGAAGCTATCATCAATCGATGAAACTCCACTGTAAGCTTTTTCGCTGCAATAACATTGCTGCATCCGGTGTTAAAACCCAACACCCACTTCTTGCCGTTGGTCAAAAACCCCGAGCGACGCTCCTGCAACTGCGTCTGCTCTGACTCCGTCAGCGGCAACCAGTAGGAATCTCTTTTATACGGACCCAGTTCCAAGGCTTCAATCATGAGCTGCGTCTCGGGCTTTTGGTTTTCGAAGAACTTTTTTTGATTATTCAGACCCAGCTCCCACAACTCTTCTGCGGCGGGAGTTGCCGGAAGAATCGCTCCGTTCACTGGATTTGCGGTAAAGCCAAATACCTGTAGCACTTGCGTGTGACGAAGTACACCGACAGCTTTAAGAGATTTATCAATAACAAATGCGACATCAAATTCCAGAGACCGCAACTGCAATAGATCAGCCTCGCGAGTTGTCAGCACCCGATCAATCACGGGATGATTCTGCAACAGCAAATGCGCGGGTGCATCGGTCACCCATGTCAGCATGGATGAAGGATACTTGCGTTTGATCGCTTTTAACAAACTCGTACTGCGAACCACTGCCCCCAGCGCCCCCAAATGTACGATTAAAATAGAAATTTTTGGTGCATCATACGAGACACAGTCCGAGTCACAGCTCTGACTTTTAGAACAGGGTTTGTATCCTGAAAAATACCGACAATTGGTTTGCGCCATAGCATTATTGTAGAACATCAACCCCATCCATATTGACTTTCAAGGGGTCTGGTCATCGATTTTCAGGACCAAGGCCGCGGCAAAAAACACCCGCATTTTTCCGATAAGCTCAGGGATGAAAATAGAACGTGAAGTGATTCAACTTAAACCCATCAAAACCCTGAAACACGCGCAGGGTGGCACCGTGACTTTACCGTCAGGTCTGGGCAGCTTTGAGCTGAATGCTTTGCAATTTTCCTACCTCGAAGTTCTGAAAAATGGAGTTTCCATCGAAGGACTTGTGCAGTTCTTTCTGGGGCAAGGATGGTTGGTCAGCTTCCGTGAACTCTACAGTCTGATTCAATTTCTGGTGCGCGAAAGACTGATCGCAAATCAAAACATCATCGACTATTTTAAAAAAGTGAACTCTGACGACTCGCCGTTGGTATTTAGCTCCATCGACGTTATGAATGGCAAACAGATCAAACCCGATCCTGCAACCCTGCCGTTCTTTCGCTCCCTGGAACCCCATCTGGCCAACTATCTGCTGCAAAAAGCAGAGGTTTTTACTGTGCCGCCCAATATTCGCATCACTCATTCCGGGCAAAGCAGTCGTGATCTGTTTATTTTATTAAAAGGACAAGCCTCCATTTACAAAGTCATCTCGGAGACCCGCAGACAGCTTGTGGCAACACTGGGCTCAGGGGCTCTTTTTGGTGAAAGAGGATTTCTGCTAAGCCAACCGCGCAATGCCGATGTTATCACCAGTACAGCCTCTGAAGTTCTAAGAGTCCATCACCTGCCTGAGTACGACAACCTTATCAAGTCTGATAAAGCCCAGGCCCTTCAGCATCGGTTTTGGGTGATGCAGGCCCTGCTGTCATCACCGTTTTTCAAGGACATCCCCACGGACAGTCTGGATGCCTTGATATTCACCGGACGCCTGGTACAGGCTCCCGCAAACCAGGCTTTATTTCATGAAGGCCAAGCCGGCAATACGTGCTACATCGTGATTCAAGGTTCTGTGGTTATTAGTCAAAAGGGCACTGCCATTAATGTTCTAAACCAAGGAACCTGTTTTGGTGAAATCTCACTGCTGGTTTCCGGAGGCGTCAGAACGGCGACAGTAACCACTCAAAGAGATACGGTTTTATTGGAAATCGAACAGAATGCATTCTATAAAATGCTGGCTCAGAATCTTATTTTGGCCAAGGTTATTGAAACCCTGGCAGCTTCCCGCCTTGCCCGCGACATGAAAAACTCTTAGACGTTACGGTCAAATTCTATAAGGCCCCTTACCTTGAAATCGTAAAAAACAACTTCCTCCCTTCGCTGTGATATACCTGCCAGTAATTCACCAGAAGGACGGAAAAATGAAGTACTTGCTTCCACTGATTATGCTTGCGGCACTCCCTGCTGGAGCTCGGTCTCAGGATATCAACGACCAATTCAATAAAGTTTCTGCTCAACTGATTGCCAACGACGTACAAACGATCGTCATCGAGGACGCCTATCCCAAGGGCAACTGCCTGCCAGATGGCGCCTCTTATATGGTGGCTTTGCAGGTTAAAAAAATAGTCTGGGATGAAATTCTGGAAAAAGACGTCGAACAATGGGTGACTGCCAAAACCGTCAACGTCAACAAAGCGACTGGCCGCATAGTTCAATACTGCGATTAATAAAAAAAACCCGGCTCATCACCGGGTTTTTTATTTTAGGGAAGTTTTCCCGGTTTGATCGAGACAACCTCTGACACCAAGGTTCCAATTTTGATCTTGGCTTCGATTCTAAGAATGTACTTGTGCTCGTCATCAGACAACCAGATCAGATTTTCACCGATCGGTTTGAACTTGCCCTTCAGAGTGATATTTGGCTGAATTACGATTGCTTTCATCGGACCCAGTTCTGTATCCAAAACTTCCTTGCGAATTGCTTTGCCCGAAAAAACCAGATTCTCTTTGTCATTGGATACACGGAAAGCATATTCCTTGCCGACATCCCACTGAAACATGCGCATATAGTAGATCGCACTATAGACATTTTGCGCATACTCCTCGAGTTCCCATTGTTCGCGCTTTTCCTCTTCGCCGTCCTGCTTGGTCACTTTCTTTTCCCAGAAAGTTGCTGTTTTTTTATTGTTATCAAATAGCATTTTGGCTTCACGCAACTGTCCGGATTCTTTTACATGCAACTCGAATACGGTCGGCGTCAGTTCCTCGTAGTCCATGAAAATATCGATGTTATCTTCAACAGTATAAACTGAGGCAAACAAGGAGATCGTCTTAATCGCGATGTTATGCTTGTAGGATTTACGACCATTCACTGTTGCCATAGGCAAGGTTTTAAAACGCAACTCTCCGGCTGACATTTTGAAGTAAGACACATCGTGTACGACTTCTTCACCCACACGGAAGGGGTCCACGATGGGACGTCGTCCATTGAATCCTGCATCATCTTCAATCACTGGTTGTCGGCGGGTTGAGACTGCGGCTTCAGATTTTTTATCTTTACCATTCTTAGACTTGGAAGATTCCTTAGCCTTGGCCGCCGGAGCAGTTTTTGCGGGCGCAGTCACCGCTTTGGAGCTTTTGGATTCTTTTGTAGGCTTTGCGGCTGCCGTTGTTTTCTCATCCTTGGCAGCGGTCTTTGCTTCGACATCCTTGGTATTACCGGCAGCAACTGTTTCCGTGGCTGGGGCTGAAGGCTCTTCAATCTTCACAGCCTTTTCAAATTCATCCATAGTTCCAAGCTGATCGGCTTTTTCATACTTCAAAAATGAAGTCGAACATGCCGACAACATTGAAACTGCGAATAGACCTGCTGCAATCGAAAACTTATCCACTAAAAATCCTTCCAACGCCTGTGAACCCACATCCATTGCTCTGGATGCTTTCTGACTATTTGCTCAAGCTTATCTGTAAACGCCTGCGTGATATTGGCGATACTCTGGTCCTTATCTTCAACGATAGAAGGGCTCAAGTCCATAGCTGGCTCAATCACCACGTGAACTTTCCCATCCTGTCCTTCATAGGTATAAATGGGCAATACCGGTGCTTTGGTTTTTTGTGCGAATAAAGCCAGACCATAGGCTGTGCCGGTGCGTTTCCCAAAGAAGGTTGTCGCTACACCAAAAGGTTTTCCCATGTACTGATCCAGAACGAAGACAAGACCTTCATTGCGCTTAAGAGCTTTCAGGATTTCAAAAGCATTATTAGGCCCATGAGCTTCGATATACCTGACACCTTGAGCGCCCCGAACCGAGAACCACAGATTGTTAAACCACTGGGTCTTGAAGCTTTTTGAAATGATATGAATCTTTTGACCGATCACACTAAGGGCGTTGGCAGCCAAATCCCCGTTGCCCAAATGCAGTGTCAGATAAAAAAATCCTTTGCCGTTGGCAAGAGCCTGCTCGTGGTTTTCCAACCCCTCAAAGACCACATTTTCATCCACCCATTGGCGTGACATATTCGGAATAAAAAAGAATTCACCAAAATTATAGCCCAATTGGTAAACGGACTCGCGCCCCACTTTTTTTCTTTGAGCGTCTGTCCACTCCGGAAAGGCTATTTCAAGATTACCAAGAACGATTTTTTTTCGGAAGCCAAAGACATCCCACCATAAAAATCCAATCCAGGAACCCGAAAGTCGCTGGATCTTCCGTGGCAATATGCTGGACAGAAAGATTCCGATTTTAGCTAAAAAGTTGGCCAATAATTTCATGCAGACGTCCTTTGGTCCCAAATTCCGTCACCTGCAAATTGGTACTCCAGAGCTTTTCAGGCTCTGGCAACAGACGACGCAACTTCACCGCATCCTTGGATGTAGTCACTAGATAGTCGGCACCCGACTTCTTAAAGTCATTCCAGATTTTTTGCGCATCAGACTCTGTGTACTGATGATGATCGCGGTAATGAAGGCTTCGTTTGGAAATCTCTCCATAGGACCGCATCATCTTTTCAAAAACATCCGGTCGCGCAATAGCCGACACCAGGAACATGCACTGACCTTTTAATATCTCGGTGGGTGCAGTCTCTTTGCCATTATTCAATTCAACGATGTCATAGCCGAAATAAAGAATCTCTTTACCTGGTGGCAGATGATCCTGAACGACCTTAAGACTGTTTTCATCCGCAAGGTTGCACTTTGTGAATAGAATCACATCGGCTCGTTCAAGCCCTTCCCAGGATTCGCGGGCACGGCCTTCTGGCACAACCTGATAGTTGCTCCACGGCTCGGTCGCATCCAGAATAACAATATTCAGATCACGGTGCAGTTTTCGATGCTGAAATCCATCGTCGACGACGATCACATCGAACGGTCCATAATTCTTCGTTGAGTATTCCGCCGTCTGCCATTTGCTGTCGCCAACAAAGACTGTGACATCCGGATTGGCCTGAGCCAACAGTACGGGCTCATCACCATAGTATCGAGCCGCATGCGGATGTGTGACATCAACGCGTACGGAAGCGGAAGCATCTGCCCGATACGACCGGCTGACGACTGCGACTTTTTTATGTTCGCCGACCAGGGACTTCAGGCAAAAATCCGTGATGGGAGTCTTCCCCGTTCCACCCATTGTCAAATTTCCGATACTGATAACTTTCATAGGCGGCTTATAGGCCCCTAGAATTCCACGGTCATAAAGTGAGTTTTTGAAACCCACGATGTGATCATAAATAAATGACAATGGCTTCAGTAATGGTTTCATACCGTCAAATACTCATCCAATGATTTCACCACGCGTGAAGTGGCCCCTTTGTCGCCCAAGTAAGAACGCAAAGATGCCAGATCTTTTTTAACTTCCGCGGTATAGGCCGCATCCGAAATATAGCGATCCAAAAGTGCCGCCATATTTTCTGCGGTCACATCATTCTGGAAACGTTCAGGAACTGCTTCTTTATTCAGAATCAGATTCACCAATCCATAGAACTTGGTCCCACGCACGAAAATACGGGCAAAGATACCGGTCAACCACTTCATTTTATACATGATGACCATCGGCTTTTGCAGAAGACCCACTTGCAAAGTGGCTGTACCTGAAGCAACCAGCATCATATCCACCAGATGAATCATTCTAAATGGCTCATCCTTTAGCAGAATATATGGCAGACGGAAGTCCTCCAGATACTCCTGCATTTTTTCTTTGGTGAATGTAGGAGCTGTCAAAATGACGATTTTTAGATTGTGATACTTTTTTGATAAAATTCGCGCGGCATCCAATTGAATCTGGAAGTGCTGCTTAAGCTCCAGACGACGACTGCCCGGCATCAATCCAAGAACAATTTCGTCATCGCGAATGCCGACTTGATTGCGGTGAGTTTTAAGATAAGTGGCATCATCAATCAGACGCTCATCCAATTCATCCAACAAAGGATGACCCACAAATTCCACAGGAACGCCGTGCTCTTCATAGAAAGGCACTTCGAATGGGAATAGTACGAATACTTTTTTGCAATATTTTTTGATGGTCTTAACCCGGCCTTTGCGCCAAGCCCACACCTGCGGAGAGATGTAGTAAACCACGGGAATTCCCAAGGCATGCAGTTTTTTTGCAAGCATCAGATTGAACTCCGGATAATCCATCACAATCGCCACTTTAGGACGACGTTTTTCAGCCTCGCGAACAAGACTGTCAAACACACCCTTCAGAAGACCGTAGGAGTTGATAATCTCCGCAGCCCCCACAACGGCCATTTCTTCGGATTTCCCCAGACGTTCAAATCCCAGGTTTTCCATGTCCTGACTGCCGACACCAAAAGCATGGATCTTACGTCCCTGCTTTTTCCAGGTCTCAAGAATTCTTTGAGCATAAGTCACACTGGAGGCCTCGGCGGCCACGAACAATACTTGATCCATTTATTTACCAATCATTTTTTGAATGTCTTCGATGGCGCGCAAAGCTTTCAATCCATCCAGACCTGTAACCACCGGCGTTTTGTTATTCAAAACTGCATCGACGAATGCATCCGTCTCTTTTTGCAAAGCATCGGCTTTATCCACCGTCCACTTGGTGATTTTTGTCAATTCATCGCCGCCAGCACCCTTCTCGACTTTTTCAAGTTCATGGATCCCGGTGTTTGCGTAAATAGTGCAATCATCCTGAACCACACGAATGGATCGCTGACCCACCGGAGAAACACGACTGACCGTGATGATGCCATGGATGCCATTTTTCATTTTAAAGGAAATGGATGCAGTATCCAATTCCGGAGAAATCAACTTTGTGCCAGAGCAGATCATGGATTCAATCTCGCTGCCTGTTAGCCAGAACAACAAATCCATATCGTGAATTGCCAGATCGTGAAGAACGCTGACGTCAGCCCCACGAGCCTTGTAAGGCGCCGTTCTGATCAGCTCGATCGTTGACACATTTTTCATGTGCTTTTTAAGTTCATTCACAGAAGGATTGAATCTTTCAATATGACCCACTGCCAATTTCACTTTGTGTTTTTCAGCCAGACTTAGCAACTCCTCAGCCTGAGGCACCGTTGCTGTGATTGGTTTTTCCACGTTAACGTGAACACCGTTTTCCAGGAAAAGTTTGGCCACTTCATAGTGACTTTGCGTACTAGCCGCAATTGTCACCAAATCAACCTGACCGATCAAATCCTGTGGACGATGAAAGCTTTTAACTCCCAACTCAGCGGCAATTTTATCTGCCTGAGCCGGAAAGTGATCACAAACCCCGATCAGTTCCACGTTCGGATTATTTTTATACTTTTGAGCATGGAAGTTACCCAGGTAACCGACGCCGACAACGGCGGCACGTAGTCTATTGCTCATCTTCTTGCCAACCTTTAGGGCTTCTGTCGACCGCGATTCCGCGCTTCGATGAACGGATAAAGTTAATGAAATACTCGATGTTCGGGCTCATTGTGCATTCTTCCTGAACACGCTTGATGCCTTCCTCAACAGTATGGGAACCCATGATGATGATACGAATCGCTTTATGCACATTCGTCACTTCTTCACGTGGGTAACCTTTACGTGCCAGACCGATTTTATTGGTAGCACGAATAGTCGCGTAGGTACCTTGAGCGCGGCAGAATGGAATAATATCCTTATTCACGATACTGCTGCCTGCGATAAACGCCATTTTTCCGACTTTGGTGAATTGATTCAAAGCACTCATACCACCGACGAACACGCCGTCAGCGATTTCGCAGTGACCACCCAAATGGGTGTTATTTGCAAGAATGACATTGTTGCCAAGTTTGCAGTCATGCCCCACGTGTGTGTAAGCCATGAAGTAACCGTTATCACCAATTTCTGTCTTTTTGTCGCCTTTGGAGGTCGCCAAATTCACAGTCGTGAACTCACGGAACATATTGTTGTTACCAATAATCAAAGAAGTAGGCTCGTTCTTATAGGAAATATCCTGAGGAGCTCCACCGATAACCGCACCCGGGCAGAAGTGATTGTTGGCGCCGATATCCAAAATACCGTAGCGCGAACCCAGAGTAACGTGACCTTCCACGATCGTGCCTTTGCCGATCTTCACCTTGCCTTGAATAAGGCAATAAGGACCGATTTCAACATCATCGGCGATCTCAACATCAGGGGAAACAACACTGGAAGGATGAATTTTATAATTTGCCATGGAACGTATATCCTAATTAAAAGGGACCTTTTTGAGGCCCCTTTGAGTTTTGAAACTATTTTTCTTTCTCGTAAGCCTTAATAACATCTTCTGTTAGATCAGAGTCTGGCGTGGAGTACAAAACCCCTTGGTTGTTTTCAAGAACCAAAGTGTAACCTTTGTCTTTTGCCAATTTGCCGATCACAGTTTTCATTTTGTTCAAAATAGGAGCTGTCAATTCACGCTCTTTCTTTTGGATTTCCATTTGGCTTTTACCTACGATATCACGGTATTTAAGCATTTCTTCCTGGAATTCAGCTTGTTTTTTACCAAGTGCTTCTTCAGAAAGAACTGATTTTTTCTTTTCAAGATCTTCGCCCATCTTTTTCAGATCAGCTTCTTTTTTCTCAAGATCTTTTTTCTTTTTGTTGAACTCTGTTTCAAGTTCAGCTTTTGCTTTTTTACCAGCAGAAGTTGCTTGAATAGCTTTTTGCATATCCACGAATCCAACTTTGCTGTCTGCCGCGTGAGCAGCTGCCGCCATCATAAATACAGTCGCTGCGATAATCATTTTTCTCATAAAAATTCCTCCCTAAAATTTTCTTCTCTTAAAAATAACTTAACTTAAACCACTAAATTAAAAACTTGGACCAATTGAGAACTCAAACACCGAAGCATCGTGGTAGTTCGGGTCACGATTCAATGGGAAGCCCCACTCAAATCTTAAGACCCCGATTGGTGAATACCAACGGATACCGAAACCCATGTCTGAAAAGAAGGTGTCGCCGCTCAAAACATCGTCTGCCGCACCAATATCAAAGAACGCGGCACCAAAGATACCCGCATCTTTCACCAATGGGAATTGCAACTCTGTCTGATACATGGCCTGTTGAGTACCACCGTAAAAACGCATGGCTTCAATATTGGCCTGATCCGGAGTCATACCTTCAGCAATACTTTCATTATATATCTTCTGCGAGAACTTCATTTTACCGACACGGTATGATCTGAAACCGCGCAACGAGTAGGGACCACCCAGTAAGTACAACTCATTGAATGGCACATCCTGGCCGTCAAGCCCATCAATGCGCGCGTACTGAAGATTATTTCTCCAAGTCACATCCCAGAAAACATTTTTAAAGAAGTTAAAGCGCGTGCTGGCACGGTTGTATTTCAACTGACCAAAGCCTGC
This is a stretch of genomic DNA from Bdellovibrio sp. GT3. It encodes these proteins:
- a CDS encoding OmpH family outer membrane protein — translated: MRKMIIAATVFMMAAAAHAADSKVGFVDMQKAIQATSAGKKAKAELETEFNKKKKDLEKKEADLKKMGEDLEKKKSVLSEEALGKKQAEFQEEMLKYRDIVGKSQMEIQKKERELTAPILNKMKTVIGKLAKDKGYTLVLENNQGVLYSTPDSDLTEDVIKAYEKEK
- the lpxA gene encoding acyl-ACP--UDP-N-acetylglucosamine O-acyltransferase, whose protein sequence is MANYKIHPSSVVSPDVEIADDVEIGPYCLIQGKVKIGKGTIVEGHVTLGSRYGILDIGANNHFCPGAVIGGAPQDISYKNEPTSLIIGNNNMFREFTTVNLATSKGDKKTEIGDNGYFMAYTHVGHDCKLGNNVILANNTHLGGHCEIADGVFVGGMSALNQFTKVGKMAFIAGSSIVNKDIIPFCRAQGTYATIRATNKIGLARKGYPREEVTNVHKAIRIIIMGSHTVEEGIKRVQEECTMSPNIEYFINFIRSSKRGIAVDRSPKGWQEDEQ
- a CDS encoding Gfo/Idh/MocA family protein, with amino-acid sequence MSNRLRAAVVGVGYLGNFHAQKYKNNPNVELIGVCDHFPAQADKIAAELGVKSFHRPQDLIGQVDLVTIAASTQSHYEVAKLFLENGVHVNVEKPITATVPQAEELLSLAEKHKVKLAVGHIERFNPSVNELKKHMKNVSTIELIRTAPYKARGADVSVLHDLAIHDMDLLFWLTGSEIESMICSGTKLISPELDTASISFKMKNGIHGIITVSRVSPVGQRSIRVVQDDCTIYANTGIHELEKVEKGAGGDELTKITKWTVDKADALQKETDAFVDAVLNNKTPVVTGLDGLKALRAIEDIQKMIGK